DNA from Caldanaerobius fijiensis DSM 17918:
CATGATACCTGTTATAAAAAACTATATTTTAGCTTCTCATGATCAGGTTGCCATTGATGCTATTGCGTCAAAGATGATGGGTTTTGATCCGATGACTATAGACTATATAAGGATTGCTGACCAGCAGGGATTGGGTAATGGCATGATTGAAAACATTGACATTGTAGGGGAAAATATAAGTGATGTTAATTTCGGCTTTAAAGTCGGTGACAACATGGCAAGTAAAGTAGGTGATTTATTGTGGTTTGGCCCGCTTAAAAAGATTCAAAAATTATTTTTCCAAACGCCGTTAGTATATGTTTTTATTTTAGGGTCAGCGGTATATCATGATTACATCTGGTATCCTTTAAAAGGCAGGAAAATTGTATTAGAATTTCAAAATAATACTGACTGGGGAAAACTTTTTAAATCTTATTGAGTACCTTTTAAAAGGTACTTTTTTAATGTGCACCAAGAGTGGGTGGCCAAGGAAGCCGTATGAATAAAATGATTATTTACCTCCTAACGATTAATTATGGAATATTGCAAAATAATGAGAATAGCTGAGATATAAAAAGAAAAATCATCTATTAACTTAAAAAGTAACGTTTTATCAATCAAACTATGATTTTGCATGGATTTGATTATGCTTAAAGATAATTCTATAATGTGATTATATCTGAAACGGGGGTGTTTTTTGTTATGTATTAAACTTAATTTTTTATGCAAATAATAAGGATTGAGTATGAAAAAAGGTGATGGAAAATGATTATAGTCTATTTGATTTTTATACTTTTGTTGATATATCTATTTTATGCTTTATTAAATCCTGAAAGGTTTTAGGAGGAATTGTTTTATGCAAATTATAGGCATAGTTGTCATAATAGTGATAGCCATTTTATTATCAATGCTTTTAGGTACATATATATTTAAAATATACGAATTGAAAAAATCCAGGCTTGAATTTATATTTAAGCCAGTAGAAAATTTCATATATAAGTTAAGTGGAATTGATGTAACTGTAAATATGAATTGGAAACAATACGCGGTTGCGCTCCTGGTTTTTAATTTAGTAATGCTTTTAATCGCATTTTTTTTGCTCTTAATACAATCCTATTTGCCATATAACCCTACCGGGGCAAAAAATATGAATCCCTTACTGGCCTTTAGTACAGCGGTCAGCTTTGTTACTAATACTGATATTCAGCATTATACAGGTGAAAAAGACATAAGCTTTGCAAATCAGCTTATCGTCATAATATTTCTCATGTTTACATCTGCTGGTACGGGCCTTGCTTCTGCGGCAGCTGTTATACGCGGTATTGCCGGCAATGGCAAAGAAGAGGGGCTTGGTAATTTTTACGTAGATTTAGTAAGAACTATCGTGAGATTATTGCTGCCCCTTTCTATTATTATGACTTTGATTTTAGTATGGCAAGGAGTTCCCATGACTTTTGCAGGGAAAATTGATGTCAAAACGATTCAAGGTACTACACAGTCGATAATCAGGGGGCCGGTAGCTGTTCTTGAATCTATCAAGCATTTGGGGACAAACGGCGGGGGTTTTTTCAGCGCTAATTCAGCCCATCCTTTTGAGAATCCTACTCCTTTGACCAATGCATTGGAGATACTCACTATGATGCTCATTCCCTCATCCCTGGTGTATACTTATGGGCTTAAGGTAAAAAACAAAAAACACGCGTGGGTTTTATATACTTCTCTTATGCTGATTTTTGTCTTGCTTTTGGCAGGCGGTGTTTTTGCCGAATCCCATCCTGGTTTCCCTTATGACAAACT
Protein-coding regions in this window:
- the kdpF gene encoding K(+)-transporting ATPase subunit F, with protein sequence MIIVYLIFILLLIYLFYALLNPERF
- the kdpA gene encoding potassium-transporting ATPase subunit KdpA → MQIIGIVVIIVIAILLSMLLGTYIFKIYELKKSRLEFIFKPVENFIYKLSGIDVTVNMNWKQYAVALLVFNLVMLLIAFFLLLIQSYLPYNPTGAKNMNPLLAFSTAVSFVTNTDIQHYTGEKDISFANQLIVIIFLMFTSAGTGLASAAAVIRGIAGNGKEEGLGNFYVDLVRTIVRLLLPLSIIMTLILVWQGVPMTFAGKIDVKTIQGTTQSIIRGPVAVLESIKHLGTNGGGFFSANSAHPFENPTPLTNALEILTMMLIPSSLVYTYGLKVKNKKHAWVLYTSLMLIFVLLLAGGVFAESHPGFPYDKLQINTAAGNMEGKEVRFGTEQSAMFATVTTAFTTGSVDSMHDSYTPLGGAVPLSLMMLNTIFGGDGVGLINIITYAVLTVFITGLMVGRTPEFLGKKVETKEMKYIALAILIHPLLILFATAISILLPAGRASINNPGFHGITQMLYEFTSAAANNGSEFAGFIGNTSFMNIMTALVMLIGRYVSIFLLLAVAGSMAKKIPAQPTLGTFRTDSALFGLIFIAVIFIVGALTFFPALILGPISEFLKTL